In the Sarcophilus harrisii chromosome 3, mSarHar1.11, whole genome shotgun sequence genome, one interval contains:
- the AGTRAP gene encoding type-1 angiotensin II receptor-associated protein, whose protein sequence is MELPAVNLKAIVLVHWLLTTWGCLIFSNSYAWANFTVLALGVWAIAQRDSLDAIIMFLVGLAITILLDIIYISISYPHGDSLSDTQRFSTGMAIFSLLLKPLSCLFVYHMYRERGGEFILNIGSFGPSQERSAYQTIDTQEDPALAHPYADLESKPAARPY, encoded by the exons ATGGAGCTGCCCGCCGTAAACCTCAAG GCCATTGTTCTGGTGCACTGGCTGCTGACAACATG GGGCTGTTTGATATTCTCAAACTCCTATGCCTGGGCTAATTTCACCGTCCTGGCCCTAGGGGTGTGGGCCATTGCCCAGCGGGATTCCCTGGATGCCATAATTATG TTTCTGGTGGGGCTGGCCATCACCATCCTCCTGGACATCATCTACATCAGCATCTCCTACCCGCACGGAGACTCCCTGAGCGACACGCAGCGCTTCAGCACCGGCATGGCCATCTTCAGCCTCCTTCTGAAGCCCCTCTCCTGCCTCTTTGTCTACCACATGTACCGAGAGCGAGGGGGCGAGTTCATCCTCAACATAG GCTCCTTTGGCCCATCACAGGAGCGCAGCGCATACCAGACCATTGACACGCAGGAGGACCCGGCCTTGGCACACCCCTACGCAGACCTGGAGAGCAAGCCGGCCGCTCGGCCATACTGA